In Agromyces sp. SYSU T00194, a genomic segment contains:
- a CDS encoding ammonium transporter, with the protein MDTGNIAWAVTASALVLFMTPGVAFFYGGLVKAKSVVSMMMMSFGAMGLISVLWVLYGFNMSAVGSVWDFSGNPFSDFAISGLASGETANGDLLGVIFGATFAIITVALISGAIADRAKFGSWMIFAGIWATVVYFPVAAWVWGGGWILNLGDELGGLPGVIDYAGGTAVHINAGAAALALALVLGKRVGFAKGMDQPHNVPLTLIGASILWFGWFGFNAGAEFLAEDMGGVGLIAVNTLVATAAAILGWLVIEKIKDGKPTAVGAASGAVAGLVAITPACANLTPGWATLLGVIAGAVCALAIELKFKLGYDDSLDVVGIHLVGGLIGTLYLGFFAIDTGLFTGGDFGQLAVQAIAAFGVLIYSFVVAFILGFAIEKTIGFRVKNEDELAGIDTVVHGGEGYKLDTSV; encoded by the coding sequence ATGGATACGGGCAACATCGCATGGGCCGTCACAGCATCGGCCCTGGTGCTCTTCATGACGCCGGGCGTGGCGTTCTTCTACGGCGGACTGGTCAAGGCCAAGAGCGTCGTCAGCATGATGATGATGAGCTTCGGAGCAATGGGTCTCATCAGCGTGCTGTGGGTGCTCTACGGCTTCAACATGAGCGCGGTCGGGAGCGTCTGGGACTTCTCGGGCAACCCGTTCTCCGACTTCGCCATCTCCGGCCTCGCCTCGGGTGAGACCGCCAACGGCGACCTGCTCGGCGTGATCTTCGGCGCGACGTTCGCCATCATCACCGTCGCGCTGATCTCGGGCGCCATCGCCGACCGTGCCAAGTTCGGATCGTGGATGATCTTCGCCGGCATCTGGGCGACGGTCGTCTACTTCCCGGTCGCGGCCTGGGTCTGGGGCGGTGGCTGGATCCTCAACCTCGGTGACGAGCTCGGCGGGCTCCCCGGCGTCATCGACTACGCGGGTGGTACCGCGGTCCACATCAACGCGGGTGCTGCGGCCCTCGCCCTGGCGCTCGTCCTCGGCAAGCGCGTCGGCTTCGCCAAGGGCATGGACCAGCCGCACAACGTGCCGCTGACCCTCATCGGCGCCTCGATCCTCTGGTTCGGCTGGTTCGGCTTCAACGCCGGTGCCGAGTTCCTCGCCGAGGACATGGGCGGCGTCGGCCTCATCGCCGTCAACACGCTCGTCGCGACCGCTGCGGCCATCCTCGGCTGGCTCGTCATCGAGAAGATCAAGGACGGCAAGCCCACCGCCGTCGGCGCCGCCTCCGGTGCCGTCGCGGGTCTCGTCGCGATCACCCCGGCCTGCGCCAACCTGACCCCGGGCTGGGCGACCCTCCTCGGCGTCATCGCCGGTGCGGTCTGCGCCCTGGCGATCGAGCTGAAGTTCAAGCTCGGCTACGACGACTCGCTCGACGTGGTCGGCATCCACCTCGTCGGTGGTCTCATCGGTACCCTCTACCTCGGCTTCTTCGCCATCGACACCGGCCTCTTCACCGGTGGCGACTTCGGCCAGCTGGCCGTGCAGGCGATCGCAGCCTTCGGCGTCCTGATCTACTCCTTCGTGGTGGCCTTCATCCTGGGCTTCGCGATCGAGAAGACCATCGGGTTCCGCGTGAAGAACGAGGACGAGCTCGCCGGCATCGACACCGTCGTGCACGGTGGCGAGGGCTACAAGCTCGATACCTCGGTCTGA
- the zapE gene encoding cell division protein ZapE produces the protein MSATTPGTIIRLVERDPSISGAEIAAELVPPPQFAHASFESYRPDHDYPSQLAAVERLQAFGATWTSSQRPGGFFSWNRKAKAELPGVYLDGGFGVGKTHLLAALWHTAPGRKYFGTFIEYTALVGALGYANAVSLLRGAELICIDEFELDDPGDTMLMTRLLGELMAGGTRVAATSNTPPNALGEGRFAAADFLREIQALSSNFETLRIDGLDYRRRDTTGEAVAVDAESLGRMVAALAERGHTVASAGFDELIAHLATVHPSKYIRLIEGLEVLAIEEARVLHDQNAALRLVAFVDRLYDAEVPIVSSGVPLSEVFDDDMLGGGYRKKYLRSMSRLVALTTGELPPHD, from the coding sequence GTGAGTGCGACCACGCCCGGCACGATCATCCGGCTCGTCGAGCGGGATCCGTCGATCTCCGGCGCGGAGATCGCCGCGGAGCTCGTGCCGCCGCCGCAGTTCGCCCACGCGAGCTTCGAGTCCTACCGTCCCGACCACGACTACCCGTCGCAGCTGGCCGCGGTCGAGCGCCTCCAGGCGTTCGGGGCGACCTGGACGTCGAGCCAGCGGCCGGGCGGCTTCTTCTCCTGGAACCGCAAGGCGAAGGCCGAGCTGCCCGGGGTGTACCTCGACGGCGGGTTCGGCGTGGGCAAGACGCACCTCCTGGCCGCGCTGTGGCACACGGCGCCGGGGCGGAAGTACTTCGGCACCTTCATCGAGTACACCGCGCTGGTGGGTGCGCTCGGCTACGCGAACGCGGTCTCGCTGCTGCGGGGCGCGGAGCTCATCTGCATCGACGAGTTCGAGCTCGACGACCCGGGCGACACGATGCTGATGACGCGACTGCTCGGCGAGCTCATGGCCGGCGGCACGCGCGTCGCCGCGACGTCGAACACGCCGCCGAACGCGCTCGGCGAGGGCCGGTTCGCCGCGGCGGACTTCCTGCGCGAGATCCAGGCGCTGTCGTCGAACTTCGAGACGCTCCGCATCGACGGCCTCGACTACCGGCGGCGCGACACGACGGGCGAGGCGGTCGCGGTCGACGCGGAGTCGCTCGGCCGGATGGTCGCGGCGCTCGCCGAGCGCGGCCACACCGTGGCATCCGCCGGCTTCGACGAGCTGATCGCCCACCTGGCCACCGTGCACCCGTCGAAGTACATCCGTCTGATCGAGGGGCTCGAGGTCCTGGCGATCGAGGAGGCGCGCGTCCTGCACGACCAGAACGCGGCGCTGCGGCTGGTGGCGTTCGTCGACCGGCTCTACGACGCCGAGGTGCCGATCGTGTCCAGCGGCGTGCCGCTCAGCGAGGTGTTCGACGACGACATGCTCGGCGGCGGGTACCGCAAGAAGTACCTCCGGTCGATGTCGCGCCTGGTCGCGCTCACGACCGGCGAACTGCCGCCGCACGACTGA
- a CDS encoding sulfurtransferase, which produces MSVAFDPAEKFAAYAHPERLVSTDWLAAHLGEPGLVVVESDEDVLLYETGHIPGAVKVDWHTDLNDPVVRDYLDGEQFAALLGSKGISRDTTIVVYGDKNNWWAAYALWVFTLFGHEDVRLLDGGRDLWVAEGRELTTDVPAPAPTEYPVVERDDATIRAFKEDVLAHLGNPLIDVRSPEEYTGERTHMPAYPDESALRGGHIPSAASVPWARAAAPDATFRTRDELDAIYRGEAGLADGDEVIAYCRIGERSSHTWFVLTHLLGFEHVRNYDGSWTEWGSAVRVPIVTGAEPGEVPGR; this is translated from the coding sequence ATGTCCGTCGCATTCGACCCCGCCGAGAAGTTCGCCGCATACGCCCACCCCGAGCGGCTCGTGTCGACCGACTGGCTCGCGGCGCACCTCGGCGAGCCGGGCCTGGTCGTCGTCGAGTCCGACGAGGACGTGCTGCTCTACGAGACCGGCCACATCCCCGGCGCCGTCAAGGTCGACTGGCACACCGACCTCAACGACCCCGTGGTGCGCGACTACCTCGACGGCGAGCAGTTCGCCGCGCTGCTCGGCTCGAAGGGCATCTCGCGCGACACCACGATCGTCGTCTACGGCGACAAGAACAACTGGTGGGCGGCCTACGCGCTCTGGGTCTTCACGCTCTTCGGCCACGAGGACGTGCGCCTGCTCGACGGCGGCCGCGACCTGTGGGTCGCCGAGGGCCGCGAGCTCACGACCGACGTCCCCGCGCCCGCGCCGACCGAGTACCCGGTGGTCGAGCGCGACGACGCGACCATCCGCGCCTTCAAGGAGGACGTGCTCGCCCACCTCGGCAACCCGCTGATCGACGTGCGCTCCCCCGAGGAGTACACCGGGGAGCGCACCCACATGCCGGCGTACCCCGACGAGAGCGCGCTGCGCGGCGGGCACATCCCCTCGGCCGCATCCGTGCCCTGGGCCCGCGCAGCGGCGCCCGACGCGACCTTCCGCACCCGCGACGAGCTCGACGCGATCTACCGGGGCGAGGCGGGCCTGGCCGACGGCGACGAGGTCATCGCGTACTGCCGCATCGGCGAGCGGTCGAGCCACACCTGGTTCGTGCTCACCCACCTGCTCGGCTTCGAGCACGTGCGCAACTACGACGGCTCCTGGACCGAGTGGGGCAGCGCGGTGCGCGTACCGATCGTCACGGGCGCCGAGCCCGGCGAGGTCCCGGGCCGGTGA
- a CDS encoding SufE family protein, with the protein MTTTALPAQLAEIREDFLALGVRDRLQLLLEFSRELPELPERYRDHPDLLERVEECQSPVYIFTETDASGAVHLHATAPVEAPTTRGFASILAQGIEGLSVQEVLDVPGDYPQSLGLTEAVSPLRIRGMTAMLARVKRQLGQSRAA; encoded by the coding sequence ATGACCACGACCGCCCTCCCCGCCCAGCTCGCCGAGATCCGCGAGGACTTCCTCGCACTCGGCGTGCGCGATCGCCTGCAGCTCCTGCTCGAGTTCTCCCGGGAGCTCCCCGAGCTGCCCGAGCGGTACCGCGACCACCCCGACCTGCTGGAGCGGGTCGAGGAGTGCCAGTCGCCGGTGTACATCTTCACCGAGACGGATGCCTCGGGCGCGGTGCACCTGCACGCGACGGCGCCCGTGGAGGCGCCCACCACTCGCGGGTTCGCGTCGATCCTCGCCCAGGGGATCGAGGGGCTCAGCGTGCAGGAGGTGCTCGACGTGCCGGGCGACTACCCGCAGTCGCTCGGGCTCACCGAGGCCGTCTCGCCGCTGCGCATCCGCGGCATGACCGCGATGCTCGCGCGCGTCAAGCGCCAGCTCGGGCAGTCCCGGGCGGCCTGA
- a CDS encoding alpha/beta hydrolase family protein yields MPGSSSRSDASEGARALLGITAGGALAVSAAVAAVGAASALVASFVARAVVTPSRYKLEDTRVVAVDPARHEITLGATPDARMRGEYSFWFHQDTGHARLGDVIETTPTIVRRRLLSVDFGVLATAHRGRFGGWFHLGPWELGHPYRDVVVDTPVGPAPAWLVPAAEDTGRWIIHVHGRAVRRQECLRGVPAAHAAGYTSLVVSYRNDGEAPSGPDGRYRLGDTEWLDVDAAIAYAVAHGAREVVLMGWSMGGATVLQAALRSRRSRETVVGIVLESPAIDWHDILSYQGATYRLPRPLTRLVIAMLSHRWARPFTGLSAPIDFDRLDVVARASEFDVPMLLFHSADDGFVPVAGSDRLAAARPDLITYERFTRARHTKLWNDDPVRWNGALGVWLGELAARRGPAASTAAVPARG; encoded by the coding sequence GTGCCGGGGAGCAGCAGCAGGTCGGATGCCTCGGAGGGCGCACGCGCCCTGCTCGGGATCACCGCCGGGGGAGCGCTCGCGGTCTCGGCCGCCGTGGCCGCGGTCGGCGCCGCCTCCGCGCTGGTCGCCTCGTTCGTGGCGCGAGCCGTGGTGACCCCCTCGCGATACAAGCTCGAGGACACGCGGGTGGTGGCCGTGGACCCCGCTCGACACGAGATCACGCTCGGCGCGACCCCCGATGCGCGCATGCGCGGCGAGTACTCGTTCTGGTTCCACCAGGACACCGGGCACGCGCGCCTGGGCGACGTCATCGAGACCACTCCGACCATCGTGCGGCGGCGCCTGCTGAGCGTGGACTTCGGCGTGCTCGCGACGGCGCACCGCGGCCGCTTCGGGGGCTGGTTCCACCTCGGGCCCTGGGAACTCGGGCACCCGTACCGCGACGTGGTGGTCGACACCCCCGTCGGGCCGGCGCCGGCCTGGCTCGTGCCGGCCGCCGAGGACACCGGGCGGTGGATCATCCACGTGCACGGTCGCGCGGTCCGCCGGCAGGAGTGCCTCCGCGGCGTGCCCGCGGCGCACGCGGCGGGGTACACGTCGCTCGTGGTGAGCTACCGCAACGACGGCGAGGCGCCGAGCGGTCCGGACGGGCGGTACCGCCTGGGCGACACCGAGTGGCTCGACGTGGATGCCGCGATCGCCTACGCCGTGGCGCACGGCGCCCGCGAGGTCGTGCTCATGGGCTGGTCGATGGGCGGAGCGACGGTGCTGCAGGCCGCGCTCCGGTCGCGACGCTCCCGCGAGACGGTCGTCGGCATCGTGCTGGAGTCGCCGGCGATCGACTGGCACGACATCCTCTCCTACCAGGGGGCGACCTACCGGCTGCCACGGCCGCTCACGCGCCTCGTGATCGCGATGCTCTCGCACCGGTGGGCGCGCCCGTTCACCGGGCTCTCGGCGCCCATCGACTTCGACCGGCTGGACGTCGTGGCACGGGCATCCGAGTTCGACGTGCCGATGCTGCTATTCCACAGCGCGGACGACGGCTTCGTGCCCGTCGCCGGCTCCGACCGGCTGGCGGCGGCCAGGCCCGACCTGATCACGTACGAGCGGTTCACCCGGGCGCGTCACACCAAGCTCTGGAACGACGACCCGGTGCGCTGGAACGGCGCGCTGGGGGTCTGGCTCGGGGAGCTCGCCGCGCGACGGGGGCCCGCGGCGTCGACCGCCGCGGTGCCCGCGAGGGGCTGA
- a CDS encoding DUF3000 domain-containing protein, giving the protein MPEQASPPPPPEFAAALDALRRASTRSELAVTEIPAPSSLAPYAVALAADVSPAPHGADSELGTGRFVLLYDPEEPEEWGGRFRIICFAQAPLETEIGLDPFLADVAWSWLVDALDARGARYTAASGTATKVLSTGYGELAEQGDGAQIELRASWTPLDHEVAAHVEGWGELLCMLAGLPPSTEGVTLLARKRARRG; this is encoded by the coding sequence GTGCCCGAGCAAGCGTCACCTCCGCCGCCGCCGGAGTTCGCGGCTGCGCTCGACGCGCTGCGCCGGGCGTCGACCCGGTCCGAGCTCGCCGTCACCGAGATCCCGGCACCGTCGTCGCTCGCGCCGTACGCCGTCGCGCTGGCCGCCGACGTCTCCCCCGCCCCGCACGGCGCCGACTCGGAGCTCGGCACCGGACGGTTCGTGCTCCTCTACGACCCCGAGGAGCCCGAGGAGTGGGGCGGCAGGTTCCGCATCATCTGCTTCGCGCAGGCCCCCCTCGAGACCGAGATCGGCCTCGACCCGTTCCTCGCCGACGTCGCCTGGTCGTGGCTCGTCGACGCGCTCGACGCACGGGGGGCGCGCTACACCGCCGCGTCCGGCACCGCCACCAAGGTCCTGTCGACGGGCTACGGCGAGCTCGCCGAGCAGGGCGACGGCGCCCAGATCGAGTTGCGGGCCTCCTGGACGCCCCTCGACCACGAGGTGGCCGCTCATGTGGAAGGGTGGGGGGAACTGCTCTGCATGCTCGCGGGGCTGCCGCCATCGACGGAGGGAGTGACCCTCCTCGCACGAAAGAGGGCCCGGCGTGGCTGA
- a CDS encoding ribonuclease D: MADYQVIDTADGFAAATAAIASGEGPVAVDAERASGFRYSQRAYLIQVFRRGAGTFLFDPPPIGDFADLQAVIGDEEWILHAASQDLACLREVGLDPARIFDTELGARLLGRPRVGLAAVVEDLLGVTLAKEHSAADWSTRPIPQSWLHYAALDVDYLVDVRERMGAELDAAGKRAIAEEEFDAVLRREAKPPPAEPWRRLSGIHGVRGQRALAVARALWTARDEYAREIDVAPGRLVPDAAIVSVAKSMPDSKRALADLRTFTGRASRSEIDRWWAAIDAGRTTGDLPATRVPADTLPPARAWSSRNPEADARLKPARAALTEVAESLEMPVENLLTPEYLRRVAWDPPQPATTAAIGAALAELGARRWQVEATAQRIADAFVEATQADDAAVTTGS; the protein is encoded by the coding sequence GTGGCTGACTACCAGGTGATCGACACCGCCGACGGCTTCGCTGCCGCCACGGCGGCGATCGCCTCGGGCGAGGGCCCGGTCGCCGTCGACGCCGAGCGTGCGAGCGGCTTCCGGTACTCGCAGCGCGCGTACCTCATCCAGGTCTTCCGCCGCGGCGCCGGTACGTTCCTCTTCGACCCCCCGCCCATCGGCGACTTCGCCGACCTGCAGGCGGTCATCGGCGACGAGGAGTGGATCCTGCACGCGGCGAGCCAGGACCTCGCCTGCCTGCGCGAGGTCGGGCTCGACCCCGCACGCATCTTCGACACCGAACTCGGCGCGCGCCTGCTCGGGCGACCGAGGGTCGGCCTCGCGGCGGTCGTGGAGGACCTGCTCGGCGTGACCCTCGCGAAGGAGCACTCGGCGGCGGACTGGTCGACCCGGCCCATCCCGCAGTCCTGGCTGCACTACGCCGCGCTCGACGTGGACTACCTGGTCGACGTGCGCGAACGCATGGGGGCCGAGCTCGACGCGGCGGGCAAGCGCGCCATCGCCGAGGAGGAGTTCGACGCGGTGCTGCGGCGCGAGGCCAAGCCGCCCCCCGCGGAGCCGTGGCGCCGACTCTCCGGCATCCACGGGGTGCGCGGCCAGCGCGCCCTCGCCGTCGCGCGCGCCCTCTGGACGGCACGCGACGAGTACGCGCGCGAGATCGACGTCGCGCCCGGCAGGCTCGTGCCCGACGCGGCGATCGTGTCGGTCGCGAAGTCGATGCCCGACAGCAAGCGGGCGCTCGCCGACCTGCGCACCTTCACGGGCCGCGCGAGCCGCAGCGAGATCGACCGCTGGTGGGCCGCGATCGACGCCGGGCGCACGACCGGCGACCTGCCCGCCACCCGGGTGCCCGCCGACACGCTGCCGCCGGCGCGGGCCTGGTCGTCGCGGAACCCCGAGGCCGACGCGCGCCTCAAGCCCGCGCGCGCGGCCCTCACCGAGGTCGCCGAGTCGCTGGAGATGCCGGTCGAGAACCTGCTCACCCCCGAGTACCTGCGACGCGTCGCCTGGGACCCGCCGCAGCCCGCGACGACCGCCGCGATCGGCGCCGCGCTCGCCGAACTGGGCGCCAGGCGCTGGCAAGTTGAGGCAACCGCACAGAGAATCGCGGATGCCTTTGTAGAGGCGACCCAAGCCGACGACGCGGCCGTCACGACCGGTTCGTAG
- a CDS encoding thiolase family protein, which yields MAGRAEVVFVDGVRTPFGRAGEKGMYWHTRADDLVIKAMIGLLERNPEVPKDRIDDVAIAATTQTGDQGLTLGRSAAILAGLPKSVPGFSIDRMCAGAMTAASMMGASIGYGAYDLAIAGGVEHMGRHPMGSGVDPNPRFVAEKLVSEDALVMGATAERIHDRFPHLTKERADRFALGSQQKVAAAYEAGKIQQDLIPVAIRTGEGWGLATKDEAPRPETTMEGLAGLKTPFRPHGRITAGNASGLNDGATVALLASGDAAKELGLTPKMKLVSFAFAGVDPEIMGIGPVPSTEKALRRAGLSIDDIGLFELNEAFAIQVLSFLDHFGIADDDPRVNQWGGAIALGHPLASSGVRLMNQLARQFEEQPGVRYGVTAMCVGLGQGGTMIWENPNWSKSAERKSRKG from the coding sequence GTGGCCGGAAGAGCTGAAGTCGTATTCGTCGACGGGGTGCGCACCCCGTTCGGCCGGGCCGGTGAGAAGGGGATGTACTGGCACACCCGCGCCGACGATCTCGTCATCAAGGCGATGATCGGGCTGTTGGAGCGCAACCCCGAGGTCCCGAAGGACCGCATCGACGACGTGGCCATCGCCGCGACGACCCAGACCGGCGACCAGGGCCTCACCCTCGGCCGCAGCGCCGCCATCCTGGCGGGCCTGCCGAAGTCGGTGCCGGGCTTCTCGATCGACCGCATGTGCGCCGGCGCGATGACCGCCGCGTCGATGATGGGCGCATCGATCGGCTACGGCGCGTACGACCTCGCCATCGCCGGCGGCGTCGAGCACATGGGACGCCACCCGATGGGCTCGGGCGTCGACCCGAACCCGCGGTTCGTGGCGGAGAAGCTCGTCTCCGAGGACGCCCTCGTGATGGGCGCGACCGCCGAGCGCATCCACGACCGCTTCCCGCACCTCACCAAGGAGCGTGCCGACCGGTTCGCCCTCGGCAGCCAGCAGAAGGTCGCGGCCGCCTACGAGGCCGGCAAGATCCAGCAGGACCTCATCCCGGTCGCGATCCGCACCGGGGAGGGCTGGGGCCTCGCCACGAAGGACGAGGCGCCGCGCCCAGAGACCACCATGGAGGGCCTCGCGGGCCTGAAGACCCCGTTCCGGCCGCACGGCCGCATCACGGCCGGCAACGCGTCCGGCCTGAACGACGGCGCGACGGTGGCGCTGCTCGCCTCCGGCGACGCCGCGAAGGAACTCGGCCTCACCCCGAAGATGAAGCTCGTCAGCTTCGCCTTCGCCGGCGTCGACCCCGAGATCATGGGCATCGGCCCCGTGCCGTCGACCGAGAAGGCGCTCCGCAGGGCGGGCCTGTCGATCGACGACATCGGCCTGTTCGAGCTCAACGAGGCCTTCGCGATCCAGGTGCTGTCGTTCCTGGACCACTTCGGCATCGCCGACGACGACCCGCGCGTCAACCAGTGGGGCGGCGCGATCGCCCTCGGGCATCCGCTCGCCTCCTCCGGCGTGCGCCTGATGAACCAGCTCGCCCGCCAGTTCGAGGAGCAGCCGGGCGTGCGCTACGGGGTCACCGCCATGTGCGTGGGCCTCGGGCAGGGCGGCACGATGATCTGGGAGAACCCGAACTGGTCGAAGTCGGCCGAGCGCAAGAGCAGGAAGGGCTGA
- a CDS encoding 3-hydroxyacyl-CoA dehydrogenase NAD-binding domain-containing protein gives MTDYTKIDFTELESLSDDEVVTHSYVRDIPLSDGRVLALVTLDNGRDHTRPNTLGPKSLLGYADTLDRLAERAAAGDIDAVAVTGKPFILAAGADLSKIAEIPNREIALRMAQLGHHALGKLHTVGVPSFAFINGLALGGGLEIGLHADYRTVDASAPAVALPEVFLGIVPAWGGATLLPNLIGIENALKVVIENPLKQNRTLKATDVLELGIADRMFASAAFLEDSIRWADDVLAGRVKVKRPNEPGKVERLVKWDAAIGIATKMLKRRIGEVQQSPYRALELLKGAKANDREAGFAAEDEALADLIVGDQLQASIYAFNLVQKRAKKPAGAPDKALAKPVTKVGVIGAGLMASQFALLFVRRLRVPVVITDLDQARVDKGLAYIRDEIGTLEQKGRISPDEANRLRALVSGTTDKADFADCDWVIEAVFEELGIKQDVFAEIEQHVSPEAVLATNTSSLSVEQIGAKLAHPERLVGFHFFNPVAVMPLIEVVNAPQTDEATLSTAMVTAAKLRKNAVITRDTPGFVVNRVLAKVLGETMHAVDEGTPFEVVDEAVKPFGLPMGPFELLELVGLKVGAHVLDTHHAAFPERFFASENLHRLAEHGKLLARDGKGNVTGYDTGAVKIVAGGTNPLTADEIRTRLEDGLADEIHRMLEDDVVHAPEDIDLCMILGAGWPFQMGGATPYLDRVGASERAFGDTFHHPPVAGVGA, from the coding sequence ATGACCGATTACACGAAGATCGACTTCACGGAGCTCGAGAGCCTGTCGGACGACGAGGTCGTCACGCACTCGTACGTGCGCGACATCCCCCTCTCCGACGGACGCGTGCTCGCGCTGGTGACCCTCGACAACGGGCGCGACCACACCCGGCCGAACACCCTCGGCCCGAAGTCGCTGCTCGGCTACGCCGACACCCTCGACCGGCTCGCCGAGCGCGCCGCCGCCGGGGACATCGACGCGGTGGCCGTGACCGGCAAGCCGTTCATCCTCGCCGCAGGCGCCGACCTCTCGAAGATCGCCGAGATCCCCAACCGCGAGATCGCCCTGCGCATGGCCCAGCTCGGGCACCACGCACTCGGCAAGCTGCACACCGTCGGCGTGCCGTCGTTCGCCTTCATCAACGGCCTCGCCCTCGGCGGCGGCCTCGAGATCGGCCTGCACGCCGACTACCGCACGGTGGACGCCTCGGCGCCCGCCGTCGCCCTGCCCGAGGTGTTCCTCGGCATCGTGCCCGCGTGGGGCGGCGCCACGCTGCTGCCCAACCTGATCGGCATCGAGAACGCCCTCAAGGTGGTCATCGAGAACCCGCTCAAGCAGAACCGCACGCTCAAGGCGACGGACGTGCTCGAGCTCGGCATCGCGGACCGCATGTTCGCGTCGGCCGCGTTCCTCGAGGACTCGATCCGGTGGGCCGACGACGTGCTCGCCGGTCGCGTGAAGGTGAAGCGACCGAACGAGCCCGGCAAGGTCGAGCGCCTGGTGAAGTGGGATGCCGCGATCGGCATCGCCACCAAGATGCTGAAGCGTCGCATCGGCGAGGTGCAGCAGTCGCCCTACCGGGCCCTCGAACTGCTCAAGGGTGCCAAGGCGAACGACCGCGAGGCCGGCTTCGCCGCCGAGGACGAGGCGCTCGCCGACCTCATCGTGGGCGACCAGCTCCAGGCCAGCATCTACGCGTTCAACCTCGTGCAGAAGCGCGCGAAGAAGCCCGCCGGCGCGCCCGACAAGGCCCTGGCCAAGCCGGTCACCAAGGTCGGCGTCATCGGCGCGGGCCTCATGGCGAGCCAGTTCGCGCTGCTGTTCGTGCGCCGCCTGCGCGTGCCGGTGGTCATCACCGACCTCGACCAGGCGCGCGTCGACAAGGGCCTCGCGTACATCCGCGACGAGATCGGCACGCTCGAGCAGAAGGGCCGCATCTCCCCCGACGAGGCGAACCGCCTGCGCGCGCTCGTGAGCGGCACGACCGACAAGGCGGACTTCGCCGACTGCGACTGGGTCATCGAGGCCGTGTTCGAGGAACTCGGCATCAAGCAGGACGTGTTCGCCGAGATCGAGCAGCACGTCTCCCCCGAGGCCGTGCTCGCCACGAACACGTCGTCGCTGTCGGTGGAGCAGATCGGTGCGAAGCTCGCCCACCCCGAGCGGCTCGTGGGCTTCCACTTCTTCAACCCGGTGGCCGTCATGCCGCTGATCGAGGTCGTGAACGCGCCGCAGACCGACGAGGCCACGCTGTCGACCGCGATGGTCACGGCGGCCAAGCTGCGCAAGAACGCCGTCATCACGCGCGACACCCCCGGGTTCGTCGTCAACCGGGTGCTCGCGAAGGTGCTCGGCGAGACCATGCACGCGGTCGACGAGGGCACGCCGTTCGAGGTCGTCGACGAAGCCGTGAAGCCCTTCGGCCTGCCGATGGGCCCGTTCGAGCTGCTCGAGCTCGTCGGCCTGAAGGTCGGCGCGCACGTGCTCGACACGCACCACGCCGCCTTCCCGGAGCGCTTCTTCGCCAGCGAGAACCTGCACCGCCTCGCGGAGCACGGGAAGCTGCTCGCGCGCGACGGCAAGGGCAACGTCACCGGCTACGACACGGGCGCCGTGAAGATCGTCGCCGGCGGCACGAACCCGCTGACCGCCGACGAGATCCGCACCCGGCTCGAGGACGGCCTGGCCGACGAGATCCACCGGATGCTCGAGGACGACGTCGTGCACGCGCCCGAGGACATCGACCTGTGCATGATCCTCGGTGCCGGCTGGCCGTTCCAGATGGGCGGGGCGACCCCCTACCTGGACCGGGTCGGTGCCAGCGAGCGCGCGTTCGGCGACACGTTCCACCACCCGCCGGTTGCGGGCGTGGGCGCCTGA